One Halichoerus grypus chromosome 1, mHalGry1.hap1.1, whole genome shotgun sequence genomic region harbors:
- the TNK2 gene encoding activated CDC42 kinase 1 isoform X8 — MQPEEGTGWLLELLSEVQLQQYFLRLRDDLNVTRLSHFEYVKNEDLEKIGMGRPGQRRLWEAVKRRKAMCKRKSWMSKVFSGKRLEAEFPPHHSQSTFRKTSPTPGGPAGEGPLQSLTCLIGEKDLHLFEKLGDGSFGVVRRGEWDAPSGKTVSVAVKCLKPDVLSQPEAMDDFIREVNAMHSLDHRNLIRLYGVVLTPPMKMVTELAPLGSLLDRLRKHQGHFLLGTLSRYAVQVAEGMGYLESKRFIHRDLAARNLLLATRDLVKIGDFGLMRALPQNDDHYVMQEHRKVPFAWCAPESLKTRTFSHASDTWMFGVTLWEMFTYGQEPWIGLNGSQILHKIDKEGERLPRPEDCPQDVYNVMVQCWAHKPEDRPTFVALRDFLLEAQPTDMRALQDFEEPDKLHIQMNDVITVIEGRAENYWWRGQNTRTLCVGPFPRNVVTSVAGLSAQDISQPLQNSFIHTGHGDSDPRHCWGFPDKIDELYLGNPMDPPDLLSVELSTSRPTQHLGRVKREPPPRPPQPAIFAQSKWGCSRCLGPCPRPLSPLIPPLLLEEPTYDPVSEDQDPLSSDFKRLGLRKPALTRGLWLAKPSARVPGTKAGRGGGGEVTLIDFGEEPVVPTPRPCAPSLAQLAMDACSLLDKTPPQSPTRALPRPLHPTPVVDWDARPLPPPPAYDDVAQDEEDFEVCSINSTLVGAGVCAGPSQGETNYAFVPEQAQLLPPLEDNLFLPPQGGGKPPSSAQTAEIFQALQQECMRQLQVPAGSLGPSPGPAPAGEDKPQVPPRVPIPPRPTRPRGELSPAPSGEEEVGRWPGPASPPRVPPREPLSPQGSRTPSPLVPPGSSPLPPRLSSSPGKTMPTTQSFASDPKYATPQVIQAPGPRAGPCILPIVRDGKKVSNTHYYLLPERPPYLDRYQRFLREAQSPEEPAPLPVPLLLPPPSTPAPAAPTATVRPMPQAAPDPKANFSANNSNAGARPPAPRATARLPQRGCPGDGPEAGRPADKIQMLQAMVHGVTTEECQAALQSHSWSVQRAAQYLKVEQLFGLGLRPRSECHKVLEMCDWNLEQAGCHLLGSCGPAHHKR, encoded by the exons GTGTTCAGTGGAAAGCGATTGGAGGCTGAGTTCCCCCCTCATCACTCTCAGAGCACCTTCCGGAAGACCTCACCCACCCCAGGGGGCccggcaggggaggggcccctGCAGAGCCTCACCTGCCTCATTGGGGAGAAGGACCTGCATCTATTCGAGAAGCTAGGAGATGGCTCCTTTGGCGTGGTGCGCAGGGGCGAGTGGGACGCCCCCTCGGGGAAGACG GTGAGTGTGGCTGTGAAGTGCCTGAAGCCTGACGTGCTGAGCCAGCCTGAGGCCATGGACGACTTCATCCGGGAGGTTAACGCCATGCACTCGCTTGACCATCGTAACCTCATTCGCCTCTATGGTGTGGTGCTCACACCACCCATGAAGATG GTGACAGAGCTGGCACCGCTTGGATCGCTGTTGGACCGGCTGCGAAAGCACCAGGGCCACTTCCTCCTGGGTACTCTGAGCCGCTACGCTGTGCAGGTGGCTGAGGGCATGGGCTACCTGGAGTCCAAGCGCTTTATTCACCGTGACCTGGCTGCCCGAAATCTGCTGCTGGCCACCCGCGACCTGGTCAAGATTGGGGACTTCGGGTTGATGCGTGCGCTGCCCCAGAATGACGACCACTACGTCATGCAAGAGCATCGCAAGGTGCCCTTTGCCTG GTGTGCTCCTGAGAGCCTGAAGACACGCACCTTCTCCCATGCCAGTGACACCTGGATGTTTGGGGTCACACTGTGGGAGATGTTCACCTATGGCCAGGAGCCCTGGATTGGCCTCAATGGCAGTCAG ATTCTGCATAAGATTGACAAGGAGGGAGAGCGTCTGCCGAGGCCGGAGGACTGCCCCCAGGATGTCTACAACGTCATGGTGCAGTGCTGGGCCCACAAGCCAGAGGACAGGCCCACCTTTGTGGCCCTGCGGGACTTCCTGCTGGAG gcccagcccacgGACATGCGGGCCCTTCAGGACTTTGAGGAACCAGACAAGCTGCACATCCAGATGAACGACGTCATCACCGTCATCGAGGGAAG GGCCGAGAATTACTGGTGGCGTGGGCAGAACACGCGGACGCTGTGTGTGGGGCCTTTCCCGCGCAATGTGGTGACCTCCGTGGCTGGCCTGTCGGCCCAGGACATCAGTCAACCCCTGCAGAATAGCTTCATCCACACGGGACATGGCGACAGTGACCCCCGCCACTGCTGGGGTTTCCCCGACAAGATTGACGA ACTGTACCTGGGAAACCCCATGGACCCCCCTGACCTGCTGAGCGTGGAACTGAGCACCTCCCGACCCACCCAGCATCTAGGAAGGGTGAAAA GGGAGCCTCCACCTCGCCCACCTCAGCCTGCCATCTTCGCTCAGAGTAAGTGGGGCTGCTCGCGATGCCTTGGCCCCTGCCCCcgtcccctctctcctctcattcctcctctccttctggaag AGCCAACCTACGACCCCGTGAGTGAGGACCAGGACCCCTTGTCCAGCGACTTCAAGAGGCTGGGCCTCCGGAAACCAGCCCTGACCCGTGGGCTGTGGCTAGCGAAGCCCTCCGCTCGGGTGCCGGGCACCAAGGCGGGTCGTGGCGGCGGGGGCGAGGTCACGCTCATTGACTTTGGCGAGGAGCCCGTCGTGCCCACCCCACGGCCCTGCGCACCCTCGCTGGCGCAGCTGGCCATGGACGCCTGCTCCTTACTGGACAAGACCCCGCCGCAGAGCCCCACGCGGGCCCTGCCCCGGCCCCTGCACCCCACGCCTGTGGTGGACTGGGACGCGCGCCCGCTGCCCCCGCCTCCTGCCTACGACGATGTGGCCCAGGATGAGGAGGACTTTGAGGTCTGCTCCATCAACAGCACCCTGGTGGGTGCAGGGGTCTGTGCTGGGCCCAGCCAGGGTGAAACCAATTACGCCTTTGTGCCTGAGCAGGCGCAGCTGCTCCCTCCCCTGGAGGACAATCTGTTCCTCCCACCCCAGGGTGGGGGCAAGCCGCCCAGCTCGGCCCAGACTGCAGAGATCTTCCAGGCGCTGCAGCAGGAGTGCATGCGGCAGCTGCAGGTCCCGGCGGGCTCCCTGGGCCCTTCTCCTGGCCCGGCCCCAGCGGGTGAGGACAagccccaggtgcccccccgCGTGCCCATCCCCCCGAGGCCCACTCGCCCACGTGGCGAGCTGTCTCCGGCCCCCTCAGGCGAGGAGGAGGTAGGGCGGTGGCCTGGacctgcctctcctccccgggTGCCTCCCCGAGAGCCCCTGTCCCCTCAAGGCTCGAGGACCCCTAGCCCCCTGGTACCACCCGGAAGCTCCCCGCTGCCACCCCGGCTCTCCAGCTCACCGGGGAAGACCATGCCCACCACCCAGAGCTTTGCCTCCGACCCTAAGTACGCCACGCCCCAAGTGATCCAGGCACCTGGCCCTCGGGCTGGTCCCTGCATCCTACCCATTGTCCGCGACGGCAAGAAGGTCAGCAACACCCACTACTACCTGCTGCCCGAGCGCCCGCCCTACCTGGACCGCTATCAGCGCTTCCTGCGTGAGGCCCAGAGCCCTGAAGAGCCGGCCCCCCTGCCTGtgcccctgctgctgcccccGCCCAGCACCCCAGCCCCTGCCGCCCCCACGGCCACTGTCCGACCGATGCCCCAGGCCGCCCCAGACCCCAAGGCCAACTTCTCCGCCAACAACAGCAACGCAGGGGCCCGGCCACCAGCCCCGAGGGCCACGGCGCGGCTGCCACAGAGGGGCTGCCCTGGGGACGGGCCAGAGGCTGGACGGCCGGCAGACAAGATCCAGATG CTGCAGGCCATGGTGCATGGGGTGACCACAGAGGAGTGCCAGGCGGCCCTGCAGAGCCACAGCTGGAGCGTGCAGCGGGCTGCCCAGTATCTGAAG GTGGAGCAGCTCTTCGGGTTGGGTCTGCGGCCGCGAAGTGAGTGCCACAAAGTGCTGGAGATGTGTGACTGGAACCTGGAGCAAGCCGGCTGCCACCTCCTGGGCTCCTGCGGCCCCGCCCACCACAA GCGCTGA
- the TNK2 gene encoding activated CDC42 kinase 1 isoform X1: MPAARRFPGLELSFPLLARLRRRLYTRLGGSSMQPEEGTGWLLELLSEVQLQQYFLRLRDDLNVTRLSHFEYVKNEDLEKIGMGRPGQRRLWEAVKRRKAMCKRKSWMSKVFSGKRLEAEFPPHHSQSTFRKTSPTPGGPAGEGPLQSLTCLIGEKDLHLFEKLGDGSFGVVRRGEWDAPSGKTVSVAVKCLKPDVLSQPEAMDDFIREVNAMHSLDHRNLIRLYGVVLTPPMKMVTELAPLGSLLDRLRKHQGHFLLGTLSRYAVQVAEGMGYLESKRFIHRDLAARNLLLATRDLVKIGDFGLMRALPQNDDHYVMQEHRKVPFAWCAPESLKTRTFSHASDTWMFGVTLWEMFTYGQEPWIGLNGSQILHKIDKEGERLPRPEDCPQDVYNVMVQCWAHKPEDRPTFVALRDFLLEAQPTDMRALQDFEEPDKLHIQMNDVITVIEGRAENYWWRGQNTRTLCVGPFPRNVVTSVAGLSAQDISQPLQNSFIHTGHGDSDPRHCWGFPDKIDELYLGNPMDPPDLLSVELSTSRPTQHLGRVKREPPPRPPQPAIFAQSKWGCSRCLGPCPRPLSPLIPPLLLEEPTYDPVSEDQDPLSSDFKRLGLRKPALTRGLWLAKPSARVPGTKAGRGGGGEVTLIDFGEEPVVPTPRPCAPSLAQLAMDACSLLDKTPPQSPTRALPRPLHPTPVVDWDARPLPPPPAYDDVAQDEEDFEVCSINSTLVGAGVCAGPSQGETNYAFVPEQAQLLPPLEDNLFLPPQGGGKPPSSAQTAEIFQALQQECMRQLQVPAGSLGPSPGPAPAGEDKPQVPPRVPIPPRPTRPRGELSPAPSGEEEVGRWPGPASPPRVPPREPLSPQGSRTPSPLVPPGSSPLPPRLSSSPGKTMPTTQSFASDPKYATPQVIQAPGPRAGPCILPIVRDGKKVSNTHYYLLPERPPYLDRYQRFLREAQSPEEPAPLPVPLLLPPPSTPAPAAPTATVRPMPQAAPDPKANFSANNSNAGARPPAPRATARLPQRGCPGDGPEAGRPADKIQMLQAMVHGVTTEECQAALQSHSWSVQRAAQYLKVEQLFGLGLRPRSECHKVLEMCDWNLEQAGCHLLGSCGPAHHKR, translated from the exons GTGTTCAGTGGAAAGCGATTGGAGGCTGAGTTCCCCCCTCATCACTCTCAGAGCACCTTCCGGAAGACCTCACCCACCCCAGGGGGCccggcaggggaggggcccctGCAGAGCCTCACCTGCCTCATTGGGGAGAAGGACCTGCATCTATTCGAGAAGCTAGGAGATGGCTCCTTTGGCGTGGTGCGCAGGGGCGAGTGGGACGCCCCCTCGGGGAAGACG GTGAGTGTGGCTGTGAAGTGCCTGAAGCCTGACGTGCTGAGCCAGCCTGAGGCCATGGACGACTTCATCCGGGAGGTTAACGCCATGCACTCGCTTGACCATCGTAACCTCATTCGCCTCTATGGTGTGGTGCTCACACCACCCATGAAGATG GTGACAGAGCTGGCACCGCTTGGATCGCTGTTGGACCGGCTGCGAAAGCACCAGGGCCACTTCCTCCTGGGTACTCTGAGCCGCTACGCTGTGCAGGTGGCTGAGGGCATGGGCTACCTGGAGTCCAAGCGCTTTATTCACCGTGACCTGGCTGCCCGAAATCTGCTGCTGGCCACCCGCGACCTGGTCAAGATTGGGGACTTCGGGTTGATGCGTGCGCTGCCCCAGAATGACGACCACTACGTCATGCAAGAGCATCGCAAGGTGCCCTTTGCCTG GTGTGCTCCTGAGAGCCTGAAGACACGCACCTTCTCCCATGCCAGTGACACCTGGATGTTTGGGGTCACACTGTGGGAGATGTTCACCTATGGCCAGGAGCCCTGGATTGGCCTCAATGGCAGTCAG ATTCTGCATAAGATTGACAAGGAGGGAGAGCGTCTGCCGAGGCCGGAGGACTGCCCCCAGGATGTCTACAACGTCATGGTGCAGTGCTGGGCCCACAAGCCAGAGGACAGGCCCACCTTTGTGGCCCTGCGGGACTTCCTGCTGGAG gcccagcccacgGACATGCGGGCCCTTCAGGACTTTGAGGAACCAGACAAGCTGCACATCCAGATGAACGACGTCATCACCGTCATCGAGGGAAG GGCCGAGAATTACTGGTGGCGTGGGCAGAACACGCGGACGCTGTGTGTGGGGCCTTTCCCGCGCAATGTGGTGACCTCCGTGGCTGGCCTGTCGGCCCAGGACATCAGTCAACCCCTGCAGAATAGCTTCATCCACACGGGACATGGCGACAGTGACCCCCGCCACTGCTGGGGTTTCCCCGACAAGATTGACGA ACTGTACCTGGGAAACCCCATGGACCCCCCTGACCTGCTGAGCGTGGAACTGAGCACCTCCCGACCCACCCAGCATCTAGGAAGGGTGAAAA GGGAGCCTCCACCTCGCCCACCTCAGCCTGCCATCTTCGCTCAGAGTAAGTGGGGCTGCTCGCGATGCCTTGGCCCCTGCCCCcgtcccctctctcctctcattcctcctctccttctggaag AGCCAACCTACGACCCCGTGAGTGAGGACCAGGACCCCTTGTCCAGCGACTTCAAGAGGCTGGGCCTCCGGAAACCAGCCCTGACCCGTGGGCTGTGGCTAGCGAAGCCCTCCGCTCGGGTGCCGGGCACCAAGGCGGGTCGTGGCGGCGGGGGCGAGGTCACGCTCATTGACTTTGGCGAGGAGCCCGTCGTGCCCACCCCACGGCCCTGCGCACCCTCGCTGGCGCAGCTGGCCATGGACGCCTGCTCCTTACTGGACAAGACCCCGCCGCAGAGCCCCACGCGGGCCCTGCCCCGGCCCCTGCACCCCACGCCTGTGGTGGACTGGGACGCGCGCCCGCTGCCCCCGCCTCCTGCCTACGACGATGTGGCCCAGGATGAGGAGGACTTTGAGGTCTGCTCCATCAACAGCACCCTGGTGGGTGCAGGGGTCTGTGCTGGGCCCAGCCAGGGTGAAACCAATTACGCCTTTGTGCCTGAGCAGGCGCAGCTGCTCCCTCCCCTGGAGGACAATCTGTTCCTCCCACCCCAGGGTGGGGGCAAGCCGCCCAGCTCGGCCCAGACTGCAGAGATCTTCCAGGCGCTGCAGCAGGAGTGCATGCGGCAGCTGCAGGTCCCGGCGGGCTCCCTGGGCCCTTCTCCTGGCCCGGCCCCAGCGGGTGAGGACAagccccaggtgcccccccgCGTGCCCATCCCCCCGAGGCCCACTCGCCCACGTGGCGAGCTGTCTCCGGCCCCCTCAGGCGAGGAGGAGGTAGGGCGGTGGCCTGGacctgcctctcctccccgggTGCCTCCCCGAGAGCCCCTGTCCCCTCAAGGCTCGAGGACCCCTAGCCCCCTGGTACCACCCGGAAGCTCCCCGCTGCCACCCCGGCTCTCCAGCTCACCGGGGAAGACCATGCCCACCACCCAGAGCTTTGCCTCCGACCCTAAGTACGCCACGCCCCAAGTGATCCAGGCACCTGGCCCTCGGGCTGGTCCCTGCATCCTACCCATTGTCCGCGACGGCAAGAAGGTCAGCAACACCCACTACTACCTGCTGCCCGAGCGCCCGCCCTACCTGGACCGCTATCAGCGCTTCCTGCGTGAGGCCCAGAGCCCTGAAGAGCCGGCCCCCCTGCCTGtgcccctgctgctgcccccGCCCAGCACCCCAGCCCCTGCCGCCCCCACGGCCACTGTCCGACCGATGCCCCAGGCCGCCCCAGACCCCAAGGCCAACTTCTCCGCCAACAACAGCAACGCAGGGGCCCGGCCACCAGCCCCGAGGGCCACGGCGCGGCTGCCACAGAGGGGCTGCCCTGGGGACGGGCCAGAGGCTGGACGGCCGGCAGACAAGATCCAGATG CTGCAGGCCATGGTGCATGGGGTGACCACAGAGGAGTGCCAGGCGGCCCTGCAGAGCCACAGCTGGAGCGTGCAGCGGGCTGCCCAGTATCTGAAG GTGGAGCAGCTCTTCGGGTTGGGTCTGCGGCCGCGAAGTGAGTGCCACAAAGTGCTGGAGATGTGTGACTGGAACCTGGAGCAAGCCGGCTGCCACCTCCTGGGCTCCTGCGGCCCCGCCCACCACAA GCGCTGA
- the TNK2 gene encoding activated CDC42 kinase 1 isoform X4 produces MPAARRFPGLELSFPLLARLRRRLYTRLGGSSMQPEEGTGWLLELLSEVQLQQYFLRLRDDLNVTRLSHFEYVKNEDLEKIGMGRPGQRRLWEAVKRRKAMCKRKSWMSKSTFRKTSPTPGGPAGEGPLQSLTCLIGEKDLHLFEKLGDGSFGVVRRGEWDAPSGKTVSVAVKCLKPDVLSQPEAMDDFIREVNAMHSLDHRNLIRLYGVVLTPPMKMVTELAPLGSLLDRLRKHQGHFLLGTLSRYAVQVAEGMGYLESKRFIHRDLAARNLLLATRDLVKIGDFGLMRALPQNDDHYVMQEHRKVPFAWCAPESLKTRTFSHASDTWMFGVTLWEMFTYGQEPWIGLNGSQILHKIDKEGERLPRPEDCPQDVYNVMVQCWAHKPEDRPTFVALRDFLLEAQPTDMRALQDFEEPDKLHIQMNDVITVIEGRAENYWWRGQNTRTLCVGPFPRNVVTSVAGLSAQDISQPLQNSFIHTGHGDSDPRHCWGFPDKIDELYLGNPMDPPDLLSVELSTSRPTQHLGRVKREPPPRPPQPAIFAQSKWGCSRCLGPCPRPLSPLIPPLLLEEPTYDPVSEDQDPLSSDFKRLGLRKPALTRGLWLAKPSARVPGTKAGRGGGGEVTLIDFGEEPVVPTPRPCAPSLAQLAMDACSLLDKTPPQSPTRALPRPLHPTPVVDWDARPLPPPPAYDDVAQDEEDFEVCSINSTLVGAGVCAGPSQGETNYAFVPEQAQLLPPLEDNLFLPPQGGGKPPSSAQTAEIFQALQQECMRQLQVPAGSLGPSPGPAPAGEDKPQVPPRVPIPPRPTRPRGELSPAPSGEEEVGRWPGPASPPRVPPREPLSPQGSRTPSPLVPPGSSPLPPRLSSSPGKTMPTTQSFASDPKYATPQVIQAPGPRAGPCILPIVRDGKKVSNTHYYLLPERPPYLDRYQRFLREAQSPEEPAPLPVPLLLPPPSTPAPAAPTATVRPMPQAAPDPKANFSANNSNAGARPPAPRATARLPQRGCPGDGPEAGRPADKIQMLQAMVHGVTTEECQAALQSHSWSVQRAAQYLKVEQLFGLGLRPRSECHKVLEMCDWNLEQAGCHLLGSCGPAHHKR; encoded by the exons AGCACCTTCCGGAAGACCTCACCCACCCCAGGGGGCccggcaggggaggggcccctGCAGAGCCTCACCTGCCTCATTGGGGAGAAGGACCTGCATCTATTCGAGAAGCTAGGAGATGGCTCCTTTGGCGTGGTGCGCAGGGGCGAGTGGGACGCCCCCTCGGGGAAGACG GTGAGTGTGGCTGTGAAGTGCCTGAAGCCTGACGTGCTGAGCCAGCCTGAGGCCATGGACGACTTCATCCGGGAGGTTAACGCCATGCACTCGCTTGACCATCGTAACCTCATTCGCCTCTATGGTGTGGTGCTCACACCACCCATGAAGATG GTGACAGAGCTGGCACCGCTTGGATCGCTGTTGGACCGGCTGCGAAAGCACCAGGGCCACTTCCTCCTGGGTACTCTGAGCCGCTACGCTGTGCAGGTGGCTGAGGGCATGGGCTACCTGGAGTCCAAGCGCTTTATTCACCGTGACCTGGCTGCCCGAAATCTGCTGCTGGCCACCCGCGACCTGGTCAAGATTGGGGACTTCGGGTTGATGCGTGCGCTGCCCCAGAATGACGACCACTACGTCATGCAAGAGCATCGCAAGGTGCCCTTTGCCTG GTGTGCTCCTGAGAGCCTGAAGACACGCACCTTCTCCCATGCCAGTGACACCTGGATGTTTGGGGTCACACTGTGGGAGATGTTCACCTATGGCCAGGAGCCCTGGATTGGCCTCAATGGCAGTCAG ATTCTGCATAAGATTGACAAGGAGGGAGAGCGTCTGCCGAGGCCGGAGGACTGCCCCCAGGATGTCTACAACGTCATGGTGCAGTGCTGGGCCCACAAGCCAGAGGACAGGCCCACCTTTGTGGCCCTGCGGGACTTCCTGCTGGAG gcccagcccacgGACATGCGGGCCCTTCAGGACTTTGAGGAACCAGACAAGCTGCACATCCAGATGAACGACGTCATCACCGTCATCGAGGGAAG GGCCGAGAATTACTGGTGGCGTGGGCAGAACACGCGGACGCTGTGTGTGGGGCCTTTCCCGCGCAATGTGGTGACCTCCGTGGCTGGCCTGTCGGCCCAGGACATCAGTCAACCCCTGCAGAATAGCTTCATCCACACGGGACATGGCGACAGTGACCCCCGCCACTGCTGGGGTTTCCCCGACAAGATTGACGA ACTGTACCTGGGAAACCCCATGGACCCCCCTGACCTGCTGAGCGTGGAACTGAGCACCTCCCGACCCACCCAGCATCTAGGAAGGGTGAAAA GGGAGCCTCCACCTCGCCCACCTCAGCCTGCCATCTTCGCTCAGAGTAAGTGGGGCTGCTCGCGATGCCTTGGCCCCTGCCCCcgtcccctctctcctctcattcctcctctccttctggaag AGCCAACCTACGACCCCGTGAGTGAGGACCAGGACCCCTTGTCCAGCGACTTCAAGAGGCTGGGCCTCCGGAAACCAGCCCTGACCCGTGGGCTGTGGCTAGCGAAGCCCTCCGCTCGGGTGCCGGGCACCAAGGCGGGTCGTGGCGGCGGGGGCGAGGTCACGCTCATTGACTTTGGCGAGGAGCCCGTCGTGCCCACCCCACGGCCCTGCGCACCCTCGCTGGCGCAGCTGGCCATGGACGCCTGCTCCTTACTGGACAAGACCCCGCCGCAGAGCCCCACGCGGGCCCTGCCCCGGCCCCTGCACCCCACGCCTGTGGTGGACTGGGACGCGCGCCCGCTGCCCCCGCCTCCTGCCTACGACGATGTGGCCCAGGATGAGGAGGACTTTGAGGTCTGCTCCATCAACAGCACCCTGGTGGGTGCAGGGGTCTGTGCTGGGCCCAGCCAGGGTGAAACCAATTACGCCTTTGTGCCTGAGCAGGCGCAGCTGCTCCCTCCCCTGGAGGACAATCTGTTCCTCCCACCCCAGGGTGGGGGCAAGCCGCCCAGCTCGGCCCAGACTGCAGAGATCTTCCAGGCGCTGCAGCAGGAGTGCATGCGGCAGCTGCAGGTCCCGGCGGGCTCCCTGGGCCCTTCTCCTGGCCCGGCCCCAGCGGGTGAGGACAagccccaggtgcccccccgCGTGCCCATCCCCCCGAGGCCCACTCGCCCACGTGGCGAGCTGTCTCCGGCCCCCTCAGGCGAGGAGGAGGTAGGGCGGTGGCCTGGacctgcctctcctccccgggTGCCTCCCCGAGAGCCCCTGTCCCCTCAAGGCTCGAGGACCCCTAGCCCCCTGGTACCACCCGGAAGCTCCCCGCTGCCACCCCGGCTCTCCAGCTCACCGGGGAAGACCATGCCCACCACCCAGAGCTTTGCCTCCGACCCTAAGTACGCCACGCCCCAAGTGATCCAGGCACCTGGCCCTCGGGCTGGTCCCTGCATCCTACCCATTGTCCGCGACGGCAAGAAGGTCAGCAACACCCACTACTACCTGCTGCCCGAGCGCCCGCCCTACCTGGACCGCTATCAGCGCTTCCTGCGTGAGGCCCAGAGCCCTGAAGAGCCGGCCCCCCTGCCTGtgcccctgctgctgcccccGCCCAGCACCCCAGCCCCTGCCGCCCCCACGGCCACTGTCCGACCGATGCCCCAGGCCGCCCCAGACCCCAAGGCCAACTTCTCCGCCAACAACAGCAACGCAGGGGCCCGGCCACCAGCCCCGAGGGCCACGGCGCGGCTGCCACAGAGGGGCTGCCCTGGGGACGGGCCAGAGGCTGGACGGCCGGCAGACAAGATCCAGATG CTGCAGGCCATGGTGCATGGGGTGACCACAGAGGAGTGCCAGGCGGCCCTGCAGAGCCACAGCTGGAGCGTGCAGCGGGCTGCCCAGTATCTGAAG GTGGAGCAGCTCTTCGGGTTGGGTCTGCGGCCGCGAAGTGAGTGCCACAAAGTGCTGGAGATGTGTGACTGGAACCTGGAGCAAGCCGGCTGCCACCTCCTGGGCTCCTGCGGCCCCGCCCACCACAA GCGCTGA